CAGTGGTTCCTGCAGCAACTACAGGTAATATTTCTATTGGGTCTTTTTCTCTCAGTACTTTGAGAACTTCAACAATCATTTCAGGCACACCGAACAGAGCTCCCAGCAAAACTCCTGTGGTGATAGCTGCAGCATACTTGAGAATTTCAAAAACTCTTTCTTctccttgttttcttctctcCACTTCCTTCAGCATCTCATTGGTGTAAACTTTGCCATCATTTTCAGTCACCATCCTGTTTATGGTGTCAAGAATCGCTTTCACCTGGAACTGGTTTGTCCTGTATTCATCTCCTGATTCTTTGTTCCAGTATTTATTATCGATGACGTGGCAGCGGCCGCCGCATTTCTCCACCAGCTCATGTGCAGTCTCATTCTGACTGATAAActcctctattttcttcccttCAGGGAGCTGGTCACCATGAGTGAAGACCACTACAGCATATTTCAGTGCTTCATCAGAGAAGTAACTGCGTATTTTATTAATAACATCCTTCTCCTGCTCTGTGAATCTTTCCCATTTAAGCACAATGGGAAAAGCATGAACCCCAGGAGCGCACTCTATAATACACTTAACTATCTCAGACTTCAGATCATCCTCAGACATGTTTGTGTCAAAGAAACCAGGAGTGTCAATCAAAGAGAAGTCATAACCATGAACAAGTTTGGTTTTGGTTTCACATGTTTTGGTTTCTGAGTTAAGACTATCATCTACTTTAAAGAGCGTCTCTCCACATATTGTGTTGGCGAAGCTGCTTTTCCCAGATCCAGTTTTTCCAAGCAGGGCAATGTTCCTAGTAGCAGATCCTAGAAGAGAATCATGTTTGTAAATCAGTCACATGTTTGCATCTGTTTTCCCCCATTACAGTATGAAAATATTATCCCCTAATATCAATCAGTGGAATAATTACTCAAACATATCAGAGCACGGTTCCCTACATGTTTCACATAGTTTacagagaaataaataaagatgacattcaatatgaacattttataaaaataaatgaaagacaaacattaaacataaatcatcAACATCTTTGtgttaaatatgtttctctgtATTACAAACAAGTTATTTTGTGCTTGTTTAGCCATTTCATTCAATAGCTTTTATCTCTTTTATCTCGATATAGTACTTTTTGATTTCATTGATGACAGAGATGTTGAGTCATTTTAACCCTTTATGCGCTTAAGTTAGATCTACTAACACAGGACTGGGGGTCTTTATTTATAGAAAACGATATGGATTCTGCTTATGATACATTTTtaagaatatttaaaatattataCGACAAGAACTGTCCACTAAAACGATATACCATAAGACATAATTACAGAGATAAACCGTGGATCACTAAAGGTCTACATAACGCAAGCAACAATAAAAATACCTTGTATAGAGAATTCATTAAATGGAAAACTAAAGAAGCAGAAagcaaatataaaaaatataaaaacaagctAACAAATATAATGAGGAAATGCAAGAAAGATTATTATAGTAAACTattagataacaataaaaattaaagctgcaagcagcgatgaacgggccctcgcactcacggccaccgccatAAGCATATccgaaatgacaccacccacgacttcctatgtcaaagcattcaaaagttatagcagaaaaaagggacaaccaatcataagaaggggcggggctaattcaggccaatgaaggtcaaggactccatacagaatctgatgacaccacccacgactgtctatgtcaaaccattcaaaagttatagcagaaaatcgggacaaccaatcagaagaaggggcggggctaattaaggctaaagaagctcaaggactcaatacagagtccaatgacaccacccacaaatctctatgtcaaactattcaaaagttatagcagaaaatagggacaaccaatcagaagaaggggcggggctaattcagtccAATAaacgtcaaggactcaatacatagtccgatgacaccacccacgactctctatgtcaaaccattcaaaagttatagcagaaaatagggacaaccaatcagaagaaggggcggggctaatttttaccaattatggtcaaggactcaataccgagtcccatgacgccacccacgactctttatgtcaaacctttccaaagttatggcagagaaaagtattctagggggcgctgttgagccgttaggccacgcccattaatacaaaccatgaaatatcaaatttatcgccaggcctggcttgcatgcaaaatttggtgacttttggagaactatcaaatatggaccaatcagatgaaggggaggcgcgctttttggcatctagcgtcgccacggtaacacttttgaatgagaaaagtaatgcgcatagtcgcaagatggagacgcacattttgatgtataacacacctgggtgcacgttacggttcgggccgtattaattgccgaaggaatggcataaattgcgccaaatttacacaattatttcaaaatggctgacttcctgttcggtttcggccatggcgccaagagacttttctttaagttgcgacatgatacaggtgtgtag
This genomic interval from Cololabis saira isolate AMF1-May2022 chromosome 2, fColSai1.1, whole genome shotgun sequence contains the following:
- the LOC133457509 gene encoding GTPase IMAP family member 7-like — encoded protein: MDGSATRNIALLGKTGSGKSSFANTICGETLFKVDDSLNSETKTCETKTKLVHGYDFSLIDTPGFFDTNMSEDDLKSEIVKCIIECAPGVHAFPIVLKWERFTEQEKDVINKIRSYFSDEALKYAVVVFTHGDQLPEGKKIEEFISQNETAHELVEKCGGRCHVIDNKYWNKESGDEYRTNQFQVKAILDTINRMVTENDGKVYTNEMLKEVERRKQGEERVFEILKYAAAITTGVLLGALFGVPEMIVEVLKVLREKDPIEILPVVAAGTTGIGVAVVAGFAVKGAIDGGKLGYNEAENAKSGAEAAKNTAVRCFTNLCEKTQKELKQKESKEDQMPLLKKID